A genomic segment from Chanos chanos chromosome 2, fChaCha1.1, whole genome shotgun sequence encodes:
- the LOC115829130 gene encoding carbohydrate sulfotransferase 8-like, translating to MYCYTLDKLPGSNGTGGLAGEESTLDMTGACVRGPVMCLCSEALGRVDMGRGRFDWFDWGSLPPTAGSRRDMESPHLTQRHRKLLKTDPVAALHHNSSSSSSSSSSSSVSTEENLPRLLRIQRARRQWVKELCAKYKMNTLRTIMPHHMSRIYVEDRHKLLYCEVPKAGCSNWKRTLMVLAGLASSTHHIKHDTVHYGNHLRRLDGFDPRGVAGRLDSYTKVLFVREPLERLVSAFRDKFESPNTYYHVVFGKPIVSKYRVNASEAARETGSGVTFREFVRYLLDTHRPVGMDIHWEPVNTLCSPCLLDYNFIGKFETMEEEANFLLTEIGAPKNLTFPSFKDRNPESARTSAHITQRYVSQLSAAERQMLYDFYYMDSLIFNYTKPPH from the exons ATGTACTGCTACACGCTGGACAAGCTGCCAGGGTCTAATGGCACAGGTGGATTGGCTGGTGAGGAGTCCACTCTGGACATGACTGGGGCTTGTGTTAGGGGTCCTGTCATGTGTCTG TGCAGTGAGGCCCTGGGGCGAGTGGACATGGGCAGAGGCAGgtttgactggtttgactggggCAGTCTGCCCCCCACCGCTGGCTCACGAAGAGACATGGAGTCTCCTCACCTGACCCAGCGCCACAGAAAGCTGCTAAAAACAGACCCTGTAGCCGCACTGCACCATaactcctcttcatcctcctcatcctcatcctcatcctctgtctccacagagGAAAACCTGCCCAGACTTTTGCGTATCCAGAGAGCGCGTCGGCAGTGGGTGAAGGAGCTTTGCGCCAAATACAAAATGAACACGCTCAGGACAATCATGCCCCATCACATGTCTCGCATCTACGTGGAGGACAGACATAAGCTCCTCTACTGCGAGGTGCCTAAAGCAGGCTGCTCCAACTGGAAAAGGACACTGATGGTGTTGGCAGGACTGGCCTCCTCCACCCACCACATAAAGCACGACACCGTGCACTATGGCAACCACCTCAGACGACTGGACGGCTTCGACCCACGGGGCGTCGCTGGTCGCCTGGACTCCTACACCAAGGTGCTCTTTGTGCGGGAGCCTCTGGAGAGACTGGTGTCTGCATTTCGGGACAAGTTTGAAAGCCCCAACACATACTACCATGTGGTTTTTGGGAAGCCCATCGTCTCAAAGTACCGAGTCAATGCCTCTGAGGCGGCGCGGGAGACGGGCAGCGGTGTGACATTTCGGGAGTTTGTTCGGTACCTGCTGGACACACACAGGCCCGTGGGCATGGACATTCACTGGGAACCAGTGAACACGCTCTGCAGCCCCTGCCTGCTAGACTACAACTTCATCGGGAAGTTTGAGACCATGGAGGAGGAAGCAAACTTCCTGCTTACAGAGATCGGAGCCCCAAAGAACCTTACGTTCCCCAGTTTCAAAGACAGGAACCCCGAGTCTGCACGGACCTcagcacacatcacacaacGTTACGTCAGTCAGCTCAGTGCCGCTGAGAGACAGATGCTCTATGACTTCTACTATATGGATTCTCTCATTTTCAATTACACGAAACCTCCGCACTGA